The Caulobacter sp. FWC26 genome contains a region encoding:
- a CDS encoding flagellar basal body rod C-terminal domain-containing protein, which produces MQALSIAASGMLAAADRLSASAQRVAAGEQQAEKNAEPRDVDYVKERVEQIGASTDFKANAAVVRTADKMTGALLDMKV; this is translated from the coding sequence ATGCAGGCCCTATCCATTGCCGCCTCGGGGATGCTCGCCGCCGCCGATCGGCTCAGCGCCAGCGCCCAGCGCGTGGCGGCCGGCGAACAGCAGGCCGAGAAGAACGCCGAGCCCCGCGACGTCGACTACGTCAAGGAGCGCGTCGAGCAGATCGGCGCCTCCACCGACTTCAAGGCCAATGCGGCGGTGGTCCGTACGGCCGACAAGATGACCGGCGCCCTCCTCGACATGAAGGTCTGA
- a CDS encoding alcohol dehydrogenase family protein, whose amino-acid sequence MKALRYHGARDVRYESMDDPTPQSDRDAIVKVTACSICGSDLHIYHGHGFSEDLGFCVGHEAVGEVVEVGRGVQRLKVGDKVMLPAAVGCGRCRSCLSGVIQTCENAEGACYGLSARLQGSQAEAVRVPAADMNAVPVPDGVSMDQALMMTDALATAWFGARNAEVRPGSSVAVIGLGPIGLMAVESAYVMGAHVVYAIDPLPARRTLAQEAGAIALHPDEALARVREDTKGRGLDCVIEAVGGEATVDAALRLVRPRGVVSVIGVQQAKRFAFPLERAFGAGLTFRVGTCSVPEELPALFPLVRSGRLRPEKYISHRMALSDGAEAYRLFESREAGALKMVLTPG is encoded by the coding sequence ATGAAAGCCCTGCGCTACCACGGCGCCCGTGACGTCCGCTACGAGAGCATGGACGATCCAACGCCCCAGTCGGACCGCGACGCGATCGTCAAGGTCACCGCCTGCTCGATCTGCGGCTCGGACCTGCACATCTATCACGGCCATGGCTTCTCGGAGGACCTAGGGTTCTGCGTCGGTCACGAGGCGGTCGGCGAGGTGGTCGAGGTCGGGCGCGGCGTCCAGCGGCTGAAGGTCGGCGACAAGGTGATGCTGCCGGCCGCCGTGGGCTGCGGACGCTGCCGCTCGTGCCTGTCGGGCGTGATCCAGACCTGCGAGAACGCCGAAGGCGCCTGCTATGGCCTGTCGGCGCGGCTGCAGGGCTCGCAGGCCGAGGCCGTGCGCGTGCCGGCCGCCGACATGAACGCCGTGCCGGTGCCCGACGGCGTCTCGATGGACCAGGCGCTGATGATGACCGACGCTCTGGCGACAGCCTGGTTCGGGGCCCGCAACGCCGAGGTGCGGCCGGGCTCAAGCGTGGCGGTGATCGGCCTTGGCCCCATCGGCCTGATGGCGGTGGAGAGCGCCTATGTGATGGGCGCGCACGTCGTCTACGCCATCGATCCCCTGCCCGCCCGGCGGACCCTGGCGCAAGAGGCCGGCGCGATCGCCCTGCATCCCGACGAGGCCCTGGCGCGCGTGCGCGAAGACACCAAGGGTCGCGGCCTGGATTGCGTGATCGAGGCGGTCGGCGGCGAGGCGACGGTCGACGCGGCCCTGCGTCTGGTGCGGCCGCGGGGCGTGGTGTCGGTGATCGGCGTGCAGCAGGCCAAGCGCTTCGCCTTCCCGCTGGAACGCGCCTTCGGGGCGGGCCTGACCTTCCGGGTCGGCACCTGCTCGGTGCCCGAGGAACTGCCGGCGCTCTTCCCGCTGGTCCGCTCAGGACGCCTGCGGCCCGAGAAGTACATCAGCCACCGCATGGCGCTCAGCGACGGCGCCGAGGCCTACCGCCTGTTCGAGAGCCGCGAGGCGGGCGCGCTGAAAATGGTGCTGACGCCGGGGTGA
- a CDS encoding SDR family NAD(P)-dependent oxidoreductase — MNDTDFTGKRVLVVGGSSGIGNGIAHAFKARGAEVAVWGTRASAEDYDPAEGSDLTGLSYAQVDVGDPDAIDAAPAPFQTLDVLVLCQGTVVYKRGEFERPGWDRVMAVNLDSLMACARRFKPALTTSQGSVIIVSSISGLKANIGNPAYAASKAGAISLTKTLGQAWAPEGVRVNGLAPGLVETKLTKVTTANPERLAGALATIPQRRMGTPADMAGAALFLASPLASYVTGHTLVVDGGLSL; from the coding sequence ATGAACGACACCGATTTCACCGGCAAGCGCGTGCTGGTCGTGGGCGGATCCAGCGGGATCGGCAACGGGATCGCGCACGCGTTCAAGGCGCGGGGCGCAGAAGTCGCCGTCTGGGGCACGCGGGCCAGCGCGGAAGACTATGACCCCGCCGAGGGCTCTGACCTGACGGGCCTTTCCTACGCCCAGGTCGATGTCGGCGATCCCGACGCCATCGACGCCGCCCCCGCCCCGTTCCAGACGCTGGACGTCCTGGTCCTCTGCCAGGGGACCGTCGTCTACAAGCGCGGCGAGTTCGAGCGGCCCGGCTGGGACCGGGTGATGGCGGTCAATCTCGACAGCCTGATGGCCTGCGCCCGCCGCTTCAAGCCGGCCCTGACGACCAGCCAGGGCAGCGTGATCATCGTCAGCTCGATCTCGGGCCTGAAGGCCAATATCGGCAACCCGGCCTATGCGGCGTCCAAGGCGGGAGCCATCAGCCTGACCAAGACCCTGGGCCAGGCCTGGGCGCCCGAGGGGGTGCGGGTCAACGGCCTGGCGCCGGGCCTCGTCGAGACCAAGCTGACCAAGGTCACCACCGCCAATCCCGAACGTCTGGCCGGGGCGCTCGCAACCATCCCGCAGCGCCGGATGGGCACGCCCGCCGACATGGCCGGGGCGGCGCTGTTCCTGGCCTCGCCGCTCGCATCTTACGTCACCGGCCACACCCTCGTGGTCGACGGCGGCCTGTCGCTTTAG
- the carA gene encoding glutamine-hydrolyzing carbamoyl-phosphate synthase small subunit produces the protein MSQDLLPGVTGVLALADGTILQGVGCGAVGDAVGEVCFNTAMTGYQEILTDPSYMAQIVAFTFPHVGNVGTNIEDVEQITGVAETAARGALFRDVPTAQANWRANGDFDAWMKNRGVIGLAGIDTRALTRKIRETGMPHGVIAHSPEGKFDLAALVAKAKAWAGLEGLDLAKDASTTQTFTWDEGLWSWPEGYAKLDKPKYEVVVVDYGVKRNILRALAHVGARATVVPANTSAEDILARNPDGVMLSNGPGDPAATGQYSVPEIQKLVASGKPIFGICLGHQMLALALGAKTVKMEQGHHGANHPVKDLTTGKVEIVSMNHGFTVDSSSLPAPVQETHVSLFDGTNAGIALKDKPVFSVQHHPEASPGPTDSLYLFERFAGLMDQAKA, from the coding sequence ATGTCCCAAGACCTTCTCCCCGGCGTGACTGGCGTGTTGGCCCTGGCCGACGGCACGATCCTGCAAGGCGTGGGCTGCGGCGCGGTCGGCGACGCGGTCGGCGAGGTGTGCTTCAACACCGCCATGACGGGCTATCAGGAGATCCTGACCGACCCGTCCTATATGGCCCAGATCGTGGCCTTCACCTTCCCGCACGTGGGCAATGTCGGCACGAACATCGAGGACGTCGAGCAGATCACCGGCGTGGCCGAGACGGCCGCCCGCGGCGCCCTGTTCCGCGACGTCCCGACCGCGCAGGCCAACTGGCGCGCCAATGGCGACTTCGACGCTTGGATGAAGAACCGTGGCGTCATCGGCCTGGCCGGGATCGACACCCGCGCCCTGACCCGCAAGATCCGCGAGACCGGCATGCCGCACGGCGTCATCGCCCACTCGCCCGAGGGCAAGTTCGACCTCGCCGCCCTGGTCGCCAAGGCCAAGGCCTGGGCCGGCCTGGAAGGCCTCGATTTGGCCAAGGACGCCTCGACCACCCAGACCTTCACCTGGGACGAGGGCCTGTGGTCTTGGCCGGAAGGCTACGCCAAGCTCGACAAGCCCAAATACGAGGTCGTGGTCGTCGACTACGGCGTCAAGCGCAACATCCTGCGCGCGCTGGCCCACGTCGGCGCCCGCGCCACGGTGGTGCCGGCGAACACCTCGGCCGAGGACATCCTGGCCCGTAACCCCGACGGCGTGATGCTGAGCAACGGCCCCGGCGACCCGGCCGCCACCGGCCAGTACTCGGTGCCCGAGATCCAGAAGCTGGTCGCCAGCGGCAAGCCGATCTTCGGCATTTGCCTCGGCCACCAGATGCTGGCCCTGGCCCTGGGCGCCAAGACTGTGAAGATGGAACAGGGCCACCACGGCGCCAACCATCCGGTGAAGGACCTGACCACCGGCAAGGTCGAGATCGTCTCGATGAACCACGGCTTCACGGTCGACAGCAGCTCCCTGCCCGCCCCCGTGCAGGAGACCCACGTCTCGCTGTTCGACGGCACCAACGCCGGCATCGCCCTGAAGGACAAGCCGGTGTTCTCGGTCCAGCACCACCCCGAAGCGTCTCCGGGCCCGACCGACAGCTTGTACCTGTTCGAGCGGTTTGCGGGCCTGATGGATCAGGCGAAGGCGTAA
- a CDS encoding DUF1272 domain-containing protein, producing the protein MLELRPNCECCDRDLPPCSPAARICTFEHTFCAACAEAYDDRCPDCGGGLVARPIRPESQLHRYPASLRRVTRGRLINRTPRGLGDQPAGRA; encoded by the coding sequence ATGCTCGAGTTGCGTCCTAATTGCGAGTGCTGTGACCGCGATCTGCCGCCGTGCAGCCCGGCGGCTCGAATCTGCACCTTCGAGCACACCTTCTGCGCCGCGTGCGCCGAGGCCTACGACGACCGCTGTCCCGATTGCGGCGGTGGTCTGGTGGCGCGGCCGATCCGGCCAGAGAGCCAACTCCACCGCTATCCGGCGTCGCTGCGGCGCGTGACGCGCGGACGCCTCATAAACCGAACGCCGCGCGGGCTTGGCGATCAACCTGCCGGGCGCGCCTGA
- a CDS encoding TonB-dependent receptor, which translates to MRKFAMGARLRRAALLGATMLSGMIAVEAHAQTAPAADDAVDAIVVTGYRKSLAQSTVAKRETTGFADAIFAEDIGKFPDSNIAESFNRVPGITITRDITGEGVNVAIRGLGSNFTNVTLNGASIAVASSGATDAQGTDRSVDLSFFPTDLFTKLTVNKSYSASLLEGGAAGNIDMRSARPFDRPGQHLSMNVQGVKADGAKLGGKGSLIASKTWDNFGVLFGISGQRLKTDTRGYETIGYTNPNLSAAQCGATSGCNPTGGGNWTIPGTVPVGAGGGLVAGTVIDRDFLLSKNPGATIQQIDNGLLPRIGRPSASYGNRDRINLVGSLEWRPNDDVNFYVDGMYGYKKTDLIREDIMWIVRNGAVIPLNTKYDKADCSTGCTVTQGTYANSNFFLEFRPYLEKTELWGINPGGEWRINDKLKFEAQANYTKSNFHRESPTFGPVTALGVGTTVEYTANPTGVPTIKSSVDLNNPANFVWTGGRVNMQDEKRWYETKGARAALTWGDQALNLKVGANYDDISRTIRGYDNSQAWQNATCGNNPNIFLPSPNGQPPCQGLNQPGAAPAGYPTYPGYGTGYTAGQTTPLSYGGSLIPTTAIASYLKPGPAGFVTVDWDKVKQASKYDQFHDNTPETGGSNTGASGGYINEKNSAAFTELNGVTQVLDSDLRFNVGVRYVRTKQTIGGRVSVADPRNAPASGALADGARYPNITNFVYTENTYSKWLPAASIAYDVSERAVARAAVSETMTRPDPAAQLPGVSFGAPSADQATIGNSALKPYFSKNIDLGFEFYTGQEGLIAVNAFRKSITGFTQNQVTTQPFAALAQYGITYDTLNDTQKTAINSRGGPTQAQVQVQSQINVPNKLTINGLEFQWVQPLDFLTSRFGVEGLGVNANATIVDQTSNGPATALGVAKYTYNLTGYYEHNGVSLRLSHVFRKGSQVSGLNQNGIAAAALFSDDYKQTDFSSTYDLAKIFGLNNAPQVTFNITNLTNESLRSYFQYDNATFTYYKPGRQYVLGLRMSF; encoded by the coding sequence ATGCGGAAATTCGCTATGGGCGCGCGTCTGCGCCGCGCCGCGCTTCTGGGCGCTACGATGCTGTCGGGCATGATCGCTGTTGAAGCACATGCCCAGACCGCGCCGGCCGCCGACGACGCCGTCGACGCGATCGTCGTCACGGGCTATCGCAAGAGCCTGGCGCAATCGACGGTCGCCAAGCGCGAAACTACCGGCTTCGCCGACGCCATCTTCGCCGAGGACATCGGCAAGTTCCCCGACTCCAACATCGCCGAGTCGTTCAACCGCGTTCCCGGCATCACCATCACCCGCGACATCACCGGCGAAGGCGTCAACGTCGCCATCCGGGGTCTGGGCAGCAACTTCACCAATGTGACGCTGAACGGCGCCTCGATCGCCGTGGCCTCGTCGGGCGCGACCGACGCGCAAGGCACCGACCGCTCGGTCGACCTCAGCTTCTTCCCGACGGACCTTTTCACCAAGCTGACGGTGAACAAGAGCTATTCGGCCAGCCTGCTGGAAGGTGGCGCTGCGGGTAACATCGACATGCGCTCGGCGCGTCCGTTCGATCGTCCCGGCCAGCACCTGAGCATGAACGTTCAGGGCGTGAAGGCCGACGGCGCCAAGCTGGGCGGCAAGGGCTCGCTGATCGCCAGCAAGACTTGGGACAATTTCGGCGTCCTGTTCGGGATCTCGGGCCAGCGCCTGAAGACCGACACCCGCGGTTACGAAACCATCGGCTACACCAATCCGAACCTGTCGGCCGCCCAGTGCGGCGCGACCAGCGGCTGTAATCCCACCGGCGGCGGCAACTGGACAATCCCGGGCACGGTTCCGGTCGGCGCGGGCGGGGGTCTGGTGGCCGGCACGGTGATCGACCGCGACTTCCTGCTGTCCAAGAACCCCGGCGCGACCATCCAGCAGATCGACAACGGCCTGTTGCCGCGCATCGGCCGCCCGTCGGCCTCTTACGGTAACCGCGACCGCATCAATCTGGTCGGCAGCCTGGAGTGGCGTCCGAACGACGACGTCAACTTCTATGTCGACGGCATGTACGGCTACAAGAAGACCGACCTGATCCGCGAAGACATCATGTGGATCGTCCGCAACGGCGCGGTCATTCCGCTGAACACCAAGTACGACAAGGCCGACTGCTCGACCGGTTGCACGGTGACGCAGGGCACCTACGCCAACTCGAATTTCTTCCTGGAATTCCGTCCCTATCTCGAAAAGACCGAGCTGTGGGGGATCAATCCGGGCGGCGAATGGCGCATCAACGACAAGCTGAAGTTCGAGGCCCAGGCCAACTACACCAAGAGCAACTTCCACCGCGAAAGCCCGACGTTCGGTCCGGTCACCGCGCTGGGCGTGGGCACGACGGTGGAATACACCGCCAACCCGACCGGCGTCCCGACCATCAAGAGTAGTGTCGACCTGAACAACCCGGCCAACTTCGTCTGGACCGGCGGTCGCGTGAACATGCAGGACGAAAAGCGCTGGTACGAGACCAAGGGCGCGCGCGCCGCGCTCACCTGGGGCGACCAGGCTCTGAACCTGAAGGTGGGCGCCAACTACGACGACATCTCGCGCACCATTCGTGGCTACGATAACAGCCAAGCCTGGCAGAACGCGACCTGCGGCAACAATCCGAACATCTTCCTGCCCTCGCCGAACGGGCAGCCGCCCTGTCAGGGCCTGAACCAGCCAGGCGCCGCGCCGGCCGGCTATCCGACCTATCCGGGCTACGGCACGGGCTACACGGCCGGCCAGACGACGCCGCTCAGCTATGGCGGCTCGCTGATCCCGACCACGGCGATCGCCAGCTACCTGAAGCCCGGTCCCGCCGGCTTCGTCACGGTCGACTGGGACAAGGTCAAGCAGGCGTCCAAGTACGACCAATTCCACGACAACACACCTGAGACCGGCGGCTCCAACACGGGCGCCAGCGGCGGCTACATCAACGAGAAGAACAGCGCGGCCTTCACCGAACTCAACGGCGTGACCCAGGTGCTGGACAGCGACCTGCGCTTCAATGTCGGCGTCCGCTATGTCCGCACCAAGCAGACGATCGGTGGCCGTGTCTCGGTGGCCGATCCGCGCAACGCGCCGGCTTCGGGCGCGCTCGCCGATGGCGCGCGCTACCCGAACATCACCAACTTCGTCTACACCGAGAACACCTACTCGAAGTGGCTCCCGGCCGCGAGCATCGCCTATGATGTCAGCGAGCGCGCCGTTGCCCGCGCGGCGGTGTCGGAGACGATGACCCGCCCGGACCCGGCCGCCCAGCTACCGGGCGTCAGCTTCGGCGCGCCGTCGGCTGACCAGGCCACGATCGGCAACTCGGCCCTCAAGCCGTACTTCTCGAAGAACATCGACCTTGGCTTCGAGTTCTACACCGGCCAGGAAGGCCTGATCGCGGTCAACGCGTTCCGCAAGTCGATCACCGGCTTTACCCAGAACCAGGTGACCACCCAGCCGTTCGCGGCCCTGGCGCAATACGGCATCACTTACGACACCCTGAACGACACGCAGAAGACGGCCATCAACTCGCGCGGTGGCCCGACCCAGGCCCAGGTTCAGGTCCAGTCGCAGATCAACGTGCCCAACAAGCTCACGATCAACGGCCTGGAGTTCCAGTGGGTGCAACCGCTCGACTTCCTGACCAGCCGCTTCGGCGTCGAAGGTCTGGGCGTCAACGCCAACGCCACCATCGTCGACCAGACCAGCAACGGTCCGGCCACCGCGCTGGGCGTGGCCAAGTACACCTACAACCTGACGGGCTACTACGAGCACAACGGCGTCAGCCTGCGTCTGAGCCATGTGTTCCGGAAGGGCTCGCAAGTCAGCGGCCTGAACCAGAACGGCATCGCCGCCGCCGCCCTGTTCTCGGACGACTACAAGCAGACCGACTTCTCCTCGACCTACGACCTGGCGAAGATCTTCGGCCTGAACAACGCGCCGCAGGTGACCTTCAACATCACCAACCTGACCAACGAGTCGCTGCGCTCGTACTTCCAGTACGACAACGCGACCTTCACCTACTACAAGCCCGGCCGCCAGTACGTGCTGGGTCTGCGGATGAGCTTCTAA
- a CDS encoding DUF4175 family protein gives MIAVLAHLPRAARLRVVLDTLAVGAPAVLAGGVAAWRLAGPLGTLAVGAAGLGALAWTGWRRTQRFDRAWLTTALDAQAPGLEDSSDLLFTPPETLTGLAALQQARLRDRLKEAAALDLRPAWSTRAIAVSVGLSALVIAAAALWPAPGETGQGQGAAAPAPLAAPHLTGARLRITPPAYTGQRPFEQSSLDVRAPAGSQVVWSLGFLPQPDATTLTFPGEAGLPLRRDGGRWTGARSFERSALYRIEAPGLPRQRLHRLEMIPDAPPVVRVVTPTTALTFVEPGQTRWTPVFEARDDYGVAANATLKITVTKGEGENITTTERILSVVGLGDARLKRFPVSLDLAREGLERGGDLIVQLIVRDNRQPAAQTVEGPSVILRWPNDPPPVDGLEGMARKILPVYFRSQRQIIIDAEALLARKSRISADKFMDSANGLGEDQAQLRLRYGQFMGEEAEGGGGGVGLALPTSDAPALDLPTNDGPAAPAAKAEAHDDHDHSPGDGHDHGAESDGSPLGDMDKLLAQFGHAHDTGDAATLFSPSARATLAQALDAMWDSERALRQGEVKAALPHANRALVLLKTAQQATRIYLARTPPKLPPIDLSRRMSGKRDGIVAGRLAPLVRDPADSPAVEAWRALGQTGAAAPPNLDALARWVGTNAARLPDALSLSAAIDTVRNEPQCQDCRRKLRALLWTALERPTPSVQRRAPVDPRGRLYLDALR, from the coding sequence ATGATCGCCGTCCTGGCCCATCTGCCCCGCGCCGCCCGCCTGCGCGTGGTGCTCGACACCCTGGCGGTCGGCGCGCCCGCCGTTCTGGCCGGTGGCGTCGCGGCATGGCGTCTGGCCGGACCGTTGGGGACTCTTGCCGTCGGCGCGGCGGGCCTGGGGGCTCTCGCCTGGACCGGCTGGCGGCGCACGCAGCGCTTTGACCGCGCCTGGCTGACCACCGCCCTCGACGCCCAGGCGCCGGGGCTTGAGGACAGCAGCGACCTTCTCTTCACGCCGCCCGAGACCCTGACGGGCCTGGCGGCCCTGCAGCAGGCGCGGCTTCGCGACCGGCTGAAAGAGGCCGCCGCCCTCGACCTGCGTCCGGCCTGGTCGACCCGCGCCATCGCCGTCTCGGTCGGCCTCAGCGCGCTCGTCATCGCGGCCGCCGCCCTGTGGCCCGCGCCGGGCGAGACCGGACAAGGCCAAGGCGCCGCCGCGCCCGCGCCTCTGGCCGCCCCGCACCTGACCGGCGCGCGGCTACGGATTACCCCGCCGGCCTATACCGGCCAGCGCCCGTTCGAGCAGAGCAGCCTCGACGTCAGAGCGCCCGCAGGCTCACAGGTCGTCTGGAGCCTGGGCTTCCTGCCTCAGCCCGACGCCACGACTCTGACCTTCCCGGGCGAGGCCGGCCTGCCCCTGCGCCGCGACGGCGGCCGCTGGACCGGCGCGCGAAGCTTCGAGCGCTCGGCCCTCTATCGGATCGAAGCGCCGGGCCTGCCCCGCCAGCGGCTGCACCGGCTGGAGATGATCCCCGACGCCCCGCCGGTGGTCCGCGTCGTCACCCCGACCACCGCCCTGACCTTCGTCGAACCGGGCCAAACCCGCTGGACCCCGGTGTTCGAGGCGCGCGACGACTACGGCGTCGCCGCCAATGCCACCCTGAAGATCACCGTCACCAAGGGCGAAGGCGAGAACATCACCACCACCGAGCGGATCCTCTCGGTCGTCGGCCTCGGCGACGCGCGGCTCAAGCGCTTCCCGGTGTCGCTGGACCTGGCCCGCGAAGGCCTGGAGCGTGGCGGCGACCTGATCGTCCAGTTGATCGTCCGCGACAACCGCCAGCCCGCCGCCCAGACGGTCGAGGGGCCCAGCGTCATCCTGCGCTGGCCCAACGACCCGCCGCCGGTCGACGGCCTGGAGGGCATGGCCCGCAAGATCCTGCCGGTCTATTTCCGCAGCCAGCGCCAGATCATCATCGACGCGGAAGCCCTCCTCGCCCGCAAGTCCCGGATCTCGGCCGACAAGTTCATGGACAGCGCCAACGGCCTTGGCGAGGACCAGGCCCAGCTGCGCCTGCGCTATGGCCAGTTCATGGGCGAGGAGGCCGAAGGCGGCGGCGGCGGGGTGGGCCTGGCCCTGCCCACCAGCGACGCCCCGGCTCTGGACCTGCCGACCAATGACGGCCCCGCCGCCCCGGCGGCCAAGGCCGAGGCGCATGACGACCATGACCATAGTCCGGGTGACGGCCACGACCATGGCGCGGAAAGCGACGGCTCCCCGCTGGGCGACATGGACAAGCTGCTGGCCCAGTTCGGCCACGCCCACGACACGGGCGATGCGGCCACGCTGTTCTCACCGAGCGCCCGCGCGACCCTGGCCCAGGCGCTGGACGCCATGTGGGACTCCGAGCGCGCCCTGCGTCAGGGCGAGGTCAAGGCGGCCCTGCCGCACGCCAACCGGGCCCTCGTCCTGCTGAAGACCGCCCAGCAGGCGACGCGGATCTATCTGGCCCGCACGCCGCCCAAGCTGCCGCCGATCGACCTGTCGCGGCGGATGAGCGGCAAGCGCGACGGCATTGTCGCCGGGCGTCTGGCGCCGCTGGTCCGCGATCCGGCCGACAGTCCCGCTGTCGAGGCCTGGCGGGCCCTGGGCCAAACGGGCGCCGCCGCACCGCCGAACCTGGACGCCCTGGCTCGCTGGGTCGGCACCAATGCGGCCCGCCTACCCGACGCCCTGTCGCTGAGCGCCGCCATCGACACGGTCCGCAACGAGCCCCAATGCCAGGACTGCCGGCGCAAGCTGCGCGCCCTCTTGTGGACCGCGCTGGAGCGCCCGACGCCGAGCGTGCAGCGCCGTGCGCCCGTCGACCCGCGCGGCCGGCTGTATCTGGACGCCCTGCGATGA
- a CDS encoding BatA domain-containing protein: protein MIPALLLPAALAALLAVAVPLAIHIARRTETKTIDFAALRWLNPNPKPVQRLRLDERLLLAVRIALIVAVAIALARPVLRPTGDERPVVALAPGIDAAQVPDDGARRVWLAPGFPGADRAAPPATADLTSLIRQLDAELPEGAPLTLVVPPVFDADGGRLVLSRKVTWKVAPATATPTAKPERPPPALVVRYAAERAEAVQFFRAAASAYAGPDQAPAFDAAPVDQPLPSGAQTLIWLSGAPLSDAALSWIERGGVVLLANDAPSPVEGPKTVVWRDPLAEPLAVEGRYGQGRVLQLTRPLAPKNLPALVEPDFPDRLWTLLDPPPAPARVAAQDYAPALGETVPALAFNPHPLDLRPWLAVLIAALFAGERWLATRRNRAVLA from the coding sequence ATGATCCCCGCCCTGCTGCTGCCCGCCGCGCTCGCCGCCCTGCTGGCCGTCGCGGTTCCGCTGGCGATCCATATCGCCCGGCGCACCGAGACCAAGACCATCGACTTCGCCGCCCTGCGCTGGCTGAACCCCAATCCCAAGCCCGTCCAGCGCCTGCGGCTGGACGAGCGCCTGCTGCTGGCGGTGCGGATCGCGCTGATCGTGGCCGTCGCTATCGCCCTGGCCCGCCCGGTGCTGCGGCCGACCGGCGATGAGCGTCCCGTGGTCGCCCTCGCTCCGGGGATCGACGCCGCTCAGGTCCCGGATGACGGCGCGCGCCGCGTCTGGCTGGCGCCCGGCTTCCCCGGCGCCGACCGCGCCGCACCGCCCGCCACCGCCGACCTCACAAGCCTGATCCGCCAGCTCGACGCCGAGCTCCCGGAGGGCGCGCCGCTGACCCTGGTCGTCCCCCCGGTCTTCGACGCCGACGGCGGGCGGCTCGTGCTGTCGCGCAAGGTCACCTGGAAGGTCGCGCCAGCGACCGCGACGCCAACCGCCAAGCCTGAGCGCCCGCCGCCGGCCCTGGTGGTTCGCTACGCCGCCGAGCGGGCCGAGGCGGTCCAGTTCTTCCGCGCTGCAGCGAGCGCCTATGCCGGGCCAGACCAAGCGCCCGCCTTCGACGCCGCGCCCGTCGACCAGCCTCTTCCCAGCGGCGCCCAGACCCTGATCTGGCTGTCGGGCGCGCCGCTGTCGGACGCCGCGCTGTCCTGGATCGAGCGCGGCGGCGTCGTGCTGCTAGCCAACGACGCGCCCTCCCCCGTCGAGGGGCCCAAGACCGTGGTCTGGCGCGACCCTCTGGCGGAGCCGCTGGCCGTCGAAGGCCGCTATGGCCAGGGCCGCGTGCTGCAACTGACCCGCCCGCTGGCCCCCAAGAACCTGCCCGCCCTGGTCGAGCCCGACTTCCCGGACCGCCTGTGGACCCTGCTGGACCCGCCGCCCGCGCCCGCCCGCGTCGCCGCCCAGGACTATGCGCCGGCGCTTGGCGAAACGGTTCCGGCTCTGGCCTTCAATCCGCATCCGCTCGACCTGCGCCCCTGGCTGGCGGTGCTGATCGCGGCGCTGTTCGCTGGTGAGCGCTGGCTCGCCACGCGCCGAAACCGCGCGGTGCTGGCATGA
- a CDS encoding DUF58 domain-containing protein, whose translation MSPFDLPPDLRTRLRRLSLAPRAAAVLVGDGAHASRNRGGAMEFAQYRAYERGDDLRRIDWKLYSRSDKFFVRDAERESPVAIWIVLDASASMAQADLARPTWTRFDAARRLTAALIEIALLQGDRFGLVVAQDKGPLVLAPSGDKRQRDRIRLEISPLQPGGAPHWERDLKTLGERIAPGDLVIFITDGFDEACVAAAERLAASGRDVSFVQLLTGDERDFPFDSSLRFRDPESFAELPGDGRSLRADFLKRFGEARAALRARLESRGVRFAEHFADQDPDGPIQALARAAAVR comes from the coding sequence ATGTCGCCGTTCGACCTGCCTCCGGACCTGCGCACCCGCCTGCGACGCCTGTCCTTGGCGCCCCGCGCGGCCGCCGTGCTGGTCGGCGACGGCGCGCACGCCAGCCGCAATCGCGGCGGGGCGATGGAGTTCGCCCAGTACCGCGCCTATGAGCGCGGCGATGACCTGCGACGCATCGACTGGAAGCTCTATTCGCGGTCCGACAAGTTCTTCGTCCGCGACGCCGAGCGCGAGAGTCCGGTGGCGATCTGGATCGTGCTGGACGCCAGCGCCTCGATGGCCCAGGCCGATCTGGCGCGCCCCACCTGGACCCGCTTCGACGCCGCCCGCCGCCTGACTGCGGCCTTGATTGAGATCGCCCTGCTGCAAGGCGACCGTTTCGGCCTCGTCGTCGCCCAGGACAAGGGGCCGCTGGTGCTGGCGCCGTCAGGCGACAAGCGCCAGCGCGACCGCATCCGCCTGGAGATCAGCCCGCTCCAGCCCGGCGGCGCGCCGCACTGGGAGCGTGACCTTAAGACCCTGGGCGAGCGCATCGCGCCCGGCGACCTCGTCATCTTCATCACCGACGGCTTCGACGAGGCCTGCGTCGCCGCCGCCGAGCGCTTGGCCGCCTCGGGCCGCGACGTGTCGTTCGTCCAGCTCCTGACCGGCGACGAGCGCGACTTTCCGTTCGACAGCTCGCTTCGGTTCCGCGATCCAGAGAGCTTCGCCGAGCTGCCCGGCGACGGCCGATCGCTGCGCGCCGACTTCCTCAAGCGCTTTGGCGAGGCCCGCGCGGCCCTGCGCGCCCGTCTGGAAAGCCGGGGCGTGCGCTTCGCCGAACACTTCGCCGACCAGGATCCTGACGGGCCGATCCAGGCCCTGGCCCGCGCGGCGGCGGTCCGATGA